CCAGCCACAGCAGCCAGCCGATGAAACCGGTGACCTCGACCTTGCCCATCTTCACCACGGCACTGAAGCGGGACACGATCGCCATGGAGCCCTTGTCGAAGTACTCGAAGGCGACGCGCTGATCGGGGGTGGAGCGGCCGGCGACCTCATCGGTGATCTGCTCGGCGGCGTACTGGCCGCCCTGGATCGCGACCTGGGCCACGCCCGGCAGGTTGTTGTAGTTCATCATGTCGCCGACGACGAAGACGTTCTTGTGGTCGCCCACGGTCAGGTCGTGGTTGACCATGACGCGGCCCGCACGGTCCATCTCGGCGCCGGACTGGTCGGCGATGAGCTTGCCCAGCGGGGAGGCGGACACACCGGCGGACCAGATCTTGGTGAAAGCCTCGATGGTGGTTTCGGTGCCGTCGACGGAGTTCTTGTACGTGACGTTCCTCTCGTCGACGTCGGTGACCATGGCGTTGAGCCTTACGTCGACGCCGAGCTTCTCCAGCTGACGCTGGGCGTAGCGTCCCAGTCGCTTGCCGAAGGGCGGCAGCACCTGCGGGGCGCCGTCCAGCAGGATGATCTTCGCGGAAGCGGGGGAGAAATTGGAGTACTCGCCCGTGAGGGTGCGGTGGGAGAGCTCAGCCAGCTGGCCGGCCAGCTCCACACCGGTGGGGCCGGCGCCGACGATGACGAAGGTGAGGAGGCGCTCACGCTGCGCCGGGTCCTTGGCCAGCTCGGCGCGCTCGAAGGCGCCGACGACACGGGCCCGGATCTCCAGTGCATCGTCGATCGTCTTCATGCCCGGCGCGAACTCGGCGAAGTGGTCGTTGCCGAAGTAGGACTGTGAGGCGCCGGCGGCGATGATGAGGGAGTCGTACTCGAAGGTGCGGGTGTACGCGCCCAGCGAGGTGGTCACGACCTGGTCCTCGAGGTTGATGTCGGTGACCTCACCCTTGACCACGTTCGCGTTGTCCTGGCCCTTGAGGACCTGGCGGATCGACGGTGCGATCTCACCGGAGGACAGGATGCCCGTGGCCACCTGGTACAACAGGGGCTGGAAGAGGTGGTGGTTGGTCCGGTCAATGATCGTGATGTCGACGTCGGCGTTCTTCAGCTCCTGGGCGGCGAAGAGGCCACCGAAACCGGAGCCGATGATGACCACGTGGTGGCGGCCGCCCCCAGGGCGGGAAGGTGTGTGCTTCATTAAAATCAGTTCCTCATCTGCCTAGCGGGAATCAACGGCTCCATCGTATCGGGTTCCTGTCACCAACATGGTCGTGGGAGTGGCAATTCTTATGGTCAACCCCGGTTCCGGACATGGAAATGGGGAGGTTTTCGTGTTTCCCGACAGTGCGGGGGTTAGGATCGTCGGTTGTGAGGCATCCCCATCTGGCGGCGATCGACGCTGCGGCATGGCCCGGTCTGGCCGAAGTCCCGGCCGGAAGGCTCATTGACCTGCGCGCACGTCTGGCTGAGGCGTCATTCGCACGCGCCTGCGCGAACGCTGATCTGACCCTGGATCCGTCCGGGGAGCCGGATCTCGTGGTCGAACACGACGCCCTGTTCGCCCGACTGGCGGTATCCGGCTGGCTCGGGCTGGCGGAAGGCTACATGGCGGGGGAGTGGCGCTCGGATCATCTCACGGATGTCCTCGCGGCGTTGATCCGCACCGGCTACCGGCCCCGGGTGGGCATCCCCGGCAAGGTCGCCTCCCCGGGGCGCTACAGCGGCGGGGAACTGCCGACCGAACTCGTCAGGCTGAGTTCCGGTGAAGGTTTCAGCGCCTTC
This sequence is a window from Corynebacterium comes. Protein-coding genes within it:
- a CDS encoding NAD(P)/FAD-dependent oxidoreductase; amino-acid sequence: MKHTPSRPGGGRHHVVIIGSGFGGLFAAQELKNADVDITIIDRTNHHLFQPLLYQVATGILSSGEIAPSIRQVLKGQDNANVVKGEVTDINLEDQVVTTSLGAYTRTFEYDSLIIAAGASQSYFGNDHFAEFAPGMKTIDDALEIRARVVGAFERAELAKDPAQRERLLTFVIVGAGPTGVELAGQLAELSHRTLTGEYSNFSPASAKIILLDGAPQVLPPFGKRLGRYAQRQLEKLGVDVRLNAMVTDVDERNVTYKNSVDGTETTIEAFTKIWSAGVSASPLGKLIADQSGAEMDRAGRVMVNHDLTVGDHKNVFVVGDMMNYNNLPGVAQVAIQGGQYAAEQITDEVAGRSTPDQRVAFEYFDKGSMAIVSRFSAVVKMGKVEVTGFIGWLLWLGVHVLFLVGFRNRLVSMLNWGLNSVVPKRYNLATTRQQLHSRTALMKLQEFTSEIEGDTPIELRDTTKFTGKKQIR